One Callospermophilus lateralis isolate mCalLat2 chromosome 6, mCalLat2.hap1, whole genome shotgun sequence genomic region harbors:
- the LOC143402099 gene encoding endogenous retrovirus group FC1 Env polyprotein-like gives MALLLQATWQQNGTTHSQFMGQGDCPFTGCNRAVTLNVTGFNWATSPHLCSAMLCFISDQTEESCKRWPDTYGGCPYNSCKRRFLDKPCYENQAYTKLTIWDPWNSRWASGVDGKFYSWGFAKHPSASIRIWRTYIQVLPQIHITIQEQEKELQHQLDAIAYPKADLFSWMAQIHQGLQLLNLSKVNNISDCFLCAGLDPTPLTGISINFPLNTSTRPQGPTSPAFEQVPLFQNSSGNFPCCYTSSGSAPCDQIVRISSLTFAPPEFFFWCNGTLTKNLSLNMPFAFCGPSTLVPQITLYSEAELTWLVTTSLSRTRRAVFLPVVDGLSLASCLAASGLGAGGLGYAVTTTQKLEQQLQEAVEASATSLTSLQRQITSLAQVSLQNR, from the coding sequence ATGGCACTTCTACTTCAAGCAACATGGCAACAGAATGGCACCACCCACTCTCAGTTTATGGGTCAAGGCGATTGCCCTTTCACTGGCTGTAATCGGGCCGTCACCCTTAATGTTACTGGATTCAACTGGGCCACCTCACCCCACTTATGTTCAGCAATGCTATGCTTCATATCAGATCAAACTGAGGAATCCTGTAAGCGCTGGCCTGACACCTATGGTGGGTGCCCttataattcatgcaagagacGCTTCCTAGATAAGCCTTGCTATGAGAATCAAGCATACACTAAATTAACTATTTGGGACCCATGGAACTCAAGATGGGCCTCTGGTGTTGATGGTAAATTTTATTCATGGGGTTTTGCCAAACACCCCTCAGCCTCTATCAGAATATGGAGAACTTATATACAAGTGCTCCCTCAAATTCACATAACCATCCAGGAGCAAGAGAAGGAACTCCAACACCAGCTGGATGCAATTGCCTATCCTAAAGCTGACCTTTTCTCATGGATGGCCCAAATACATCAGGGCCTTCAGCTTCTCAATTTGTCCAAAGTGAATAACATTTCAGACTGTTTCCTCTGTGCAGGTTTGGATCCTACTCCATTAACTGGGATTTCCATTAATTTTCCACTCAATACCTCAACTAGACCCCAAGGACCCACCTCTCCAGCCTTTGAGCAAGTACCTCTTTTTCAGAACTCATCAGGGAATTTCCCTTGCTGCTACACTTCCTCGGGTTCTGCACCCTGTGACCAAATTGTTCGAATTTCTTCCTTAACCTTTGCTCCACCTGAGTTCTTTTTCTGGTGCAATGGTACCCTAACAAAAAATCTAAGTCTCAACATGCCGTTTGCTTTTTGTGGTCCTTCCACCTTGGTCCCCCAAATAACTCTGTACAGTGAGGCTGAGTTAACATGGCTTGTTACTACCTCCCTTTCCAGGACAAGAAGGGCTGTCTTTCTACCAGTAGTAGATGGACTCTCCCTGGCCTCCTGCCTCGCTGCCTCTGGACTCGGGGCAGGAGGACTTGGTTATGCAGTAACCACTACTCAAAAGCTTGAACAACAACTTCAAGAAGCAGTAGAGGCATCAGCCACTTCTCTCACTTCCCTACAAAGGCAAATAACATCTCTTGCCCAAGTCTCATTGCAGAACCGTTGA